Part of the Candidatus Aenigmatarchaeota archaeon genome, TTGTGGTAATAGTTAAAAATAAATTAATTGACATTTAATATTTGATAAAGAGGTGAATAAATGGCTGAAAATAAGGTAAGGGCTAGGATGATTCTTGGCAAGGTTATAGTTAGCGAGGAGACAGGTAAGAGATATGGAGTTGTAAATAATGTTGACTTTATAGCAGAGAGTGGAGAACTTTTGAATCTGGTTGTTGAGGGTGCCACAAAAGCTCTCATGGATTTAAACCTAAAGAGCGATGACAAGGGTAGAATTTTAATACCTTTTAGTGCTGTAAAGTCAATTGGAGACTTTGTAATAGTTAGTGAAAATGAGTTAATCTAGGGATATTTTTTCATCTATCTTTAGATTAGGTATCCTGTCTATTTTATTTGGATTTCTAAAATACTCACCTCTTTTAACTTTATAATAGGCACAAACTCCTATCATTGCTGCATTATCTGTGCAAAACTTTTTGTGGGGTAAAACAAGATCTATAGCTCGATTTTTCAGTTCTTTTCTGAACATCTTTCTTATGTAATCATTTCTTATAACACCACCACCTATTAAAATTTGTTTAATTTCATATTTTTCCAGAACTTTTTTGATTTTAAACAACAGAGATTCTGTTATTGTTTTTTGGAAAGATGCACAAAAATCCGGGACAATAGAATAAAAATTATTTCCATACTCTTTTTTTAACTCTTCTATTTTGATTATACAAGCAGTTTTTAATCCAGAATAACTAAAATTAAAATCTTTTCTTCTTTTCATTGGTAAAGGTAAATTGAATTTTGGCGAACCTTTTCTTGCGAAATCCTCGATTATTGGACCACCTGGATATCCCAAATTCAAAGGACGAGCCACTTTATCAAAAGCTTCACCTACGGCATCATCTAAAGTTTCTCCCAATAATTGGTATTCCCCGTGATCATTCATTAGAACAATTTCGGTATGCCCTCCCGATATTAGTAGGCAAACAATGGGGAATTTGATTTTTTTTAAATTATTATAGTATTTTCCATTTCTGTTCTTTATAAAATTGCTATAAATATGACCCTCCATATGATTTACAGGTATGATGGGTTTATCATATTTTTTTGAAAGTTCAAGAATTTTTTTTATCCCCACCTCCAAGGCTATGGCCAAACCCGGTCCTATTGTAACTGCATAAAAATCAATTTCATGAAATTTACAACCACTTCTTTTTAATGCTTCATTTATTACATCATCTATTCTTTCCTGATGGGCCCTTTTTGCTATTATCGGAACCACACCTTTCCATTTTGAATGGAGATCAATTTGAGAGGAAACTACATTAGATAAGAGTCTATCATTTTCACAGACTGCAGCACTTGTTTCATCGCATGAAGTATCTACAGAGAGGATTTTCATAAAATCACTTTATTCTACAATACTCTATCTTTCTCTTTTTCACACCATGATAACTAAACTTGACCCATATTAGATTAACATTTAAATTCATCAATATTTTTGAAACTTTTTCAGCCCATTCTATTACTATTATGTTAGGTTTTTGGATCATCTTGTCTAAACCAAGATCAATAAACTCCTTTTGATCAAATAACCTGTATGTATCAATGTGAAACAATTTAAGTCCCCTGTCAAATTCATACTCTCTGCAAAGTATGAAAGTGGGGGATATTATATTTTCTTTTATACCCAAAGCTTTAGCAATACCTTTTGTGAAATAAGTTTTTCCAGATCCAAGTTCTCCCTGAAGACCAAAAATTATCGGTTTTTTACCAATTTCAATTTTATCTAGAATTTCATTTGCAATCTTCATTGTTTCATTCACGGAATTTGAGATGTAAATAGTAGGTGAAATTAACTTCACGTCTCCTTCACGCAATATTTTTAATTCGTTTAGTGTCGTGTTAACTACTGTGGATGGTTTGTTTTTCGGTAGTTCTCCCGCGTCAATTATAAGGTCTAAAAGTTTTTTTTTCTTATCATCTATATTATCCAGTATATCTTCTATTTTGTATGGCGTTTTTTTATTGGTCTCATTTGCTGATGTAGAGGTTATTGGTTTGCCAAAACTTTTTATTATTTTTAAAACCAAATCATGATTTGGTATTCTTACACCAAGAGTCCCATCCTGACCTTCTATTCTCTTATCAACTCTATTCAAACTTTTTGAGACAACCGTCAAAGGACCTGGGAGATAATTATCATATAAATTTTCAGCTATCTCATTTAGCTTGACATATTTTTTGGACATTTTTTTATTACACACGGCTATTGAAATAGGTTTATTTCTTTTTCCTTTAAATTTCAACAACTTCTCTACAGATTCTTCGTTGGTTGGATCCGCCGCCAATCCATAGCAGGTTTCAGTTGGATATACAACTAGGCCCCCAGTTTTTAAAACTTTTACAGCCTCTTCAACTATATATTTTATCTTTTTATTTGAAAACTTGATTATTTTCATTTTAATCAACCAATAATTTCCTTTGTCAATCTCTTTGTTATACTTATTTTCTTTATCAAATCTTCCATTGAAAGTTTTTCGAATTCGGGTTTTAGTCTGACAAGATATACCCTAAGTCTAAAAGACTCAAAATTAGATCCAGTTTTAATGTCCAATAAGTCATTTAAATTTTTTATTGCCCTTGAAACGGCCATAGGATTTATTTCCAATATTCTTGATATTTCTCGTACCGATAGTCTGGCCTCTGGGGTTTTTGAAAGCTCTTTTAGAACTTTTAGTACCATTAAATCGTATTCTTTCTGTTTTTTTTGGGATTTTTTTGTCATGTATTTCAATCCTCACTTGTATATTGTGACACCTGTAACAAATTATACTAATTTAATAACTAAACTTTAAATACACCTCAATAATCAAAATTAACCTTTAAAAAGTGGTAAAAGTTGTTTAAATGATTGAAATAAATTAAACTTAAAAACTTCATTTACTATAACTATAACCTATGTGATTTTATGAAAAGATGTGATTATTGCAGATCTAAATTGAATAAAAAATGGAACTTTTGTCCTATTTGCGGCAATGAGATAGAGAAACCGATAACTATAACTACACTTCTAAAAAGGCAAATGGATATTCTAAGAAATCTGATGAGGGATGATATCGGCAAGGAAAGCTCAAGAAGAATTTCTGGTGGCATAACAATAAAAATAAATTCAACAGGTTTTCATGAACCAAGAGTTCAGGTAATACAACCGCCAAATATAAGTGAACCTTACAATATGAAGAAACCAGAAAAAAAATTCAAAGGAGAGATTATAGAACCTGAGGTTAATATAAAAAGAATGTCCAATGAGATGATCATAGAAATTGATATGCCAGATGTGAAATCGGAAAGTGATGTTGAAGTTAACAGGTTTTTTGATTCCATAGAAATAAGGGGTTATGGTGAAAAAAAAGGTTATTTTAAAATAATTAAGATTCCAAGTAGACACACTCTCATGGAAAAGAAGTTGAATGAGGGAAAATTAACACTGAAATTTGGTTTATGAACCAATATAACCATTTTTATACAAATAAAGAAACATGATTATAGATTCCTTGAAAGAATATGGAATTCCAGAAGAATTTATAATAAAACTTAAGGAATCTGGAATAAAAAATTTGAATGACCCACAAATAAAATCAATTAAAAGTGGTTTATTTAATTCAAAAAACATTGTCGTTTCTGCACCGACTGCCTCTGGAAAAACACTGATAGCCACACTCGCAGCAATAAAGAAATTAAAAGAGGGATCAAGAGTAATATATCTTGTCCCACTAATAGCCTTGGCGACAGAAAAATGGCAATATTACAAAAAACTTTTTCATAACACGGGAATAAAGGTTGCAATATCTACTGGAGATTTGGATTCCTCAGATGAATGGCTAGCAAACTATAATCTAATAATCCTCACAACCGAAAAATGCGATTCATTGATAAGGCATGGGTCCCAATGGTTAAGGGATGTTGGTCTGGTTATTGTTGATGAAATACATCTTCTTAATGATCCAAACCGTGGCCCAACATTAGAGGTTACTTTGACTATGTTGAGAGAGATTTTTAAGAATTCGCAGATTATTGGTCTCTCGGCGACAATAAATAATGTTGATGAAATCTCGAAATGGTTGAATGCAAAAACTGTAAAATCAAATTTCAGACCTGTTGAATTATACGAGGGAATATACCTAAATAACAAAATATATTTCTTTGGAAGAGAAGGTTATGAATTAAATGAAAATCTGATACCAGAATTGAGTATATTAGAAAATACAAATAGATTAGGAAAACAGTCAATATATTTTGTATCTACTAGAAGGAATGCTGAATCACTCGCTGAAAAGATAGCAAATTTCAACAAAAATTTTATTGGAAAGAATGAAAGTCAACATCTTTCTAGATTATCTGAAGAAATATTGAACGCACTGGAAACACCGACTAGACAGTGTAAAAAACTTGCCGATTGTATTAGAAAAGGTGTCGCTTTTCACCATGCTGGTCTAATTGGGAAGCAAAGATGGCTAATAGAAGAAAGTTTCAGAAATGGTTTATTGAAAGTTATATGTGCAACCCCAACTTTGGCTATGGGAGTCTCACTTCCTGCATTTCGTGTGGTTGTTAGAGATGTTGTCAGATATTATGAAGGATATGGTTTGAGACACATACCAGTCCTAGAATACAAACAATTTGTCGGTAGGGCTGGAAGACCGGAGTATGATAAATTTGGTGAATCTATTTTGGTTGCAAAAACTGAAACTGAAGCCGAGAAGTTAGTTCAAACATATATTTTTGGTGAACCAGAGGAAATATATTCAAAATTATCCATGGATCCTGTATTAAGAATGTATATCCTTGCATTAGTTTCATCTGAATTTGTAAACTCAAGAACTGATTTGATTAATTTTTTTAAAAAAACTTTCTATGCATACCAATTTGGTGAAATAACAGATATAGAAAATAAAATTGATTATATATTGGAACTATTAATTAAATTTGGTTTTATAAAATCAAGTGAAAGAGGAATATTTGCTACAAAAATTGGTAAAAGAGTTTCAGAATTATATTTAGATCCATTGACAGCATACAAATTTTTGAATTCCTTGAAAAAAATAAACCCAAATACAAGTGACTTTTCAATCATACATATAATATCAAGTACACTCGAGATGAAACCTCTACTTTCTGTTTCAAGCGGTGAATATGATGAGATAAATAAAAAAATTGCAATAAACCAATTCCTTATAGATATTCCAAAAGAATGGGAAGAAGAATATGATGAATTTATGTCTACCGTGAAAACTGCGATGTTGCTTGAATCTTGGGTGGAGGAAAAAACAGAAGATGAAATATTAGGAAAATTCAAAGTGACCCCGGGGGAATTATATACCCGTCTAAAGAATGCTGATTGGTTACTTTATTCTTTGAATGAACTTGGTTTATTGTCTGGAAATAAAGAAATTTTAGGAAAGATAAGAAAATTAAGAATAAGGATGAAGTATGGTGTCAAGGAAGAATTATTACCTCTGGTGAGACTAGAGCAAGTTGGTAGAGTCAGGGCTAGAAAACTATTCAACAATAATATAAAAACAATAAATGAACTAAGAGAAATATCGTTAGAAAGATTATCTAGAATTGTTGGGCCAAAAGTCGCGATGATAATAAAAAGACAACTGGGTGAAGAATATGAACAGCCAAAAGAACAAAAGCAGTTAACCTTGGGGTAATCGGCTAGCTTGGTTCAGGCTTCGGCCTTCGGGAGGCTGAGATTTTAAACAGCAAACCTGGGTTCAAATCCCAGTTACCCCATAAAAAAATAAAAAAAAGAATTGATTGATTTTTACAATAAAAACTTCCAAACCACCAATGCAAGGACTAAAACCAACAAAACAATCCATAAAACTTTGTTCTTCAATAAATCCTTTGGCATTATTACACCTTAAGAAATATTGATTTATTTATTTATAAATCAAATTACAACAACTCTCACTTTCTTCCAAAAACCAGCCATCCTGTATGCATCAAACCCTGACTTTTTGGTCTTGTGAAACCAAACTCACTTTGCCACTCTCTTAATATATTTTCCACACAGGTTATATTTTTTAATTCGCATTTCTTCATACTTTCCATCACATTTATCAATTGTTCAACATATGGACAATATACAACTATATACCCTCCTTTCTTTAATTTTTTTAATCCTTCAGGTATAACTCTTTCACAACCCTTCATATCCAGTGTTATCAGATCTAGATTATTTTCTTCTATACCATCAAATATATCCTTGTTTTTTACTTCTATATTTTTCAAACCACTTTTCTTTATATTATTCTTTACCACTTTGAAAAAATCTTCCCTTTTTTCATAAGTAACAACTTTACCCAGCGGACAATGCCACGCCAAGAAAAGGGCCAAAAACCCAGATCCTGAACCAGCATCAACTATCTTTGCGTCTGGAGGAACCCCTGTGTAAGATAAGATTATTGATGCATCTTTTGGGGTGACAACTTGTGGTAACCTTTCCAATTTTTTCAAAATATCATTAAAATTTTTCATAATATTTTCTTGGAAATAAAACAAATATTTTTAATTATTATAACCATTTTTTAAAATACCTATCCCAACTGCATTTGCACCGTAAAATTCCTTCCCATATTTTTTAGTAAAAGCATCTTTCATATCCGTTTCAACCCATTCATTTCTGGAAGATCTTTTCAAAAAATATAGTTCATCAAATTTTATTTCACCTTTTTTTATAAATTTGTCCAGATCCTTATTGTAATTCAGGGGAAAAGTTAAAACTATTTTTCCTTTATTTGAGCTCAAACTTTTCAAATGCCCCAAAACTTTTAAAATTTTATCTGGATTTCTCGGTTCCTCATCATCACCTATATGTTCTATTGTTGATATGCTGACAATCAAATCATATTTTTTATTTGGTTTGAAATCAATGATATCTTTATTTATAACCCCATGACCCTTCTCATATTTGTCTACAATTTCATGGGAAACTGGAAAATAATGTGATAGAACATTTCCGACTTCAAGAACACTGCCGTTACTTTTTGAGACAAAATCCCAAACTATTGGAATTTCAACACTTCTTTCACATCTCCACGTGTAGTTGTACATATGGTAAAAGTAGAAATATTCCTTTCCCATTAATTTGAATTTTCTTTTTGCCTTGAAATTTTTATATACTAGGTAGCTTAGAAACAAAAATGAGACTTTAATACCGATAATTAATAAATAAAAAAAAACCTCTTTTTTTGATGAGATTTTTGACTTCGCATGAAAAATCTCCTAAATCAACCATGTTTAATTTGTATACTTTTTTCTTCAAAAAAATCACATATTTCTCAATCTTTTTATTCTATCTTCTATGGGTGGGTGTGTTGAAAACAGGTTAGATATATCTTTTCCTGATAATGGATTTACTATGAATAATGGAGCAACAGCTTCGTTAACTTTTAATTGACCCTTATTGTATTTCATTATCTTTTCAAGGGCACTCGCCAATCCTTCTGGGTATCTCGTCAAATATGCCCCATTTGCATCTGCCAAATATTCTCTCCTTCTTGATATTGCAAGTTGAACTAGCTTGGCAAATATTGGTGATAAAATAATAAAAATCAAACCAAATATTACTAGAAAACTGGAGGATTTTCCTTTATCCCTGTCAGCACTTCCACCAAAGATTATATTTCTCCTAAATATTTCTGAAACTATAACAATAATACCAACCATTACAGCAACAAGTGTAGCAAACCTAACATCGTAATTTTTAATATGTGACATTTCATGGGCAATCACACCTTCCATCTCCGATCTATTCAGAACTTTCATAAGACCTGTTGTAACACAAATTACTGCATTCTTTGGATTTCTTCCAGTGGCAAATGCGTTCAATTCATTTGAATCTATCACATAAATTCTTGGTGTTGGAATCCCGGCAGACAAGGCTAACCCCTCTACAACATTGATTAAATATTTATGTTCCTTTGGGTTAGCTGGCCTAGCCTTCACACTCCCCAAAACTATTTTATCGCTGTAATAATAGGTAAAAAATGTGAAAAGAAATGAGAAAATTAGAGCTAAAATTAGAAACAAATAAGCCAAACCGGGCTCAAACAAATATCCAATGAAATACCCTATAAAAACAATCGATATGAAAACAAACAGCACTAAAGCTACTGATTTTAACCTATTTTTGTTTATCTCATCTTCAATATTAAATTTGGTCATCTATTCAACCGTTAGAATTCAACTTTAACTGGTTTTCTCTCACTTTCTCCTATCTCCAAGTGTTTCTTTTTCTCTTTACCTAAAATCTTTGCAAAAAACACACCTGGAAATGTGGATACAAGATTATTGTAGGCGAGTATAGAATCATTGTAAAATTGTCTTGCATAAGCAATCTTATTTTCAATTCCAGAGAGTTCTTCTTGAAGCATCATGAAATTTTCATTTGCCTTTAATTTTGGATAATTTTCTGCTAAGGCAAAAATGGTTTTTAACGCTCCAGCTATCTCTCTGTCGGCCTTGATTTTCTCCTCATCTGTTTTCGCTCCTAACATTCTTTCCCTAGCTTTTGTTATTGATGCTATTACACTTCTTTCATGTTTCATATACCCTTTGACAGTTTCAACCAAGTTTGGGACTAGATCAGCCCTTTTCTTTAGTTGAACATCAATTTGAGACCACGCGTTATCCACTCTATTACTTAGGATTATTATTCTGTTTGAATAATAAACTCCCATTAACAATATAAATGCCAATAATACTAAAATTAATGTTCCAATCATTAAACCACAAAATATATTTGTATTTTATATCTATTAAATTATTCCTCTTCCTTTTCTGACATGAAATCATCAATCTTGTAATTGTACTTGTTTTCTCCTCTATTTTTTAATATTTCCCTTCCAAGCAACCAAAATATCACAGCCACTGATCTTCTTCCTTTATTGTTGCAAGGAATGACCAGATCAATATTTTTTGTTTCATTGAATGTGTCACACATGGCCACAACTGGTATCCTTGAATCAACAGCCTCCTTGAGTGCCTGTTTATCTATTAATGGGTCTGTCAAAAAAACCACATCTGGTTCTATGTATTTTGAATAGTTTGGATTAGTTAAAGTCCCTGGCATAAACCTCCCTATCACATACTCTGCTCCTATAATTTCGGCCAGTTTTTTGACACCCTTTTGGACATTTGCCTTCCTCCCAACTATCAGGATCTTCTTTTTTCTTGCAAGAAATTTGGCCCCAATCCCTATTCTTTCATCCAATTGTTTTAAGTTAAGTACGCAAAGACCATCCTCTCTTATTTTGTAGATGAACTTTCTCATGCTAGCAGTTTTTGTCTTCATGCCTATGTGAACACCAGAAGAAAGGTATTCTTCCTTAGGTATTAGCAATTCCTCTTCGCTGGCCATTCAATCAACCTATATATTTCAGATCCTCCTTTTCTTCTCCTGCCTTGCCCATCTCCTCACTTAACATCTGAGACAGTGCCCTGGACTGTATTTTTTGAACTTTACTCATGAACTTTTCCATTTCTTTTATTTTATTTTGCAATTCTGACATGTCAATTTCAACTTTTAATATCTTCACTAAAACTTTTAAAATTACCTCTGCTGTTTTTGGGTCGGGTATTTCTGGCATTCCAGCAGTTTCGCCTAGCAAACAAAGGCCTTCCATACCTCTATATCTTCCCAACCCCAGGAAAAGGCCGGAAGCCCCTATTATAGTCCCGACCTTGCTCCCCGCATCAAAATCTATATCATAATTTTTATATTTTTCTATAACTTCTGGGTTGCTCACAGCACCTATTACCCTTTGTTTTTTTCCCACACTCTGAACACTTAAACCGGCTGTAGTTATTATGTCTTTAACACCCAATTTTTCAAGGAAATCTAGAACTGTTTCAACTATTTCATAATGCCCTATAGGATCAACGCTTTGACTATCCCCAACCATAAATATCACATCTCTTTGACCACTTTTTTTGGCCTTCCAATAGTAGAATTCATTTTTTAGGACATGAACAGCTGAGCTTTGGTGAATAAGTACAAATGGCATAAAATGGGAAGACATAAGCTCGGCAAACTTCACAGCTTTCAATTCTTCAAGTAAATAACCAACAGCTATTCTCCCTACATTTCCAACTCCTGGTAAACCCTCGATGAATATGGGGTTATTAAGTTTTGGTAATTCACCCAATACCTTTATTTTTGTTCCATTCATTTCTCATCTCCTCCTATTGAAAAGGACGCAATCCCATCCTTTATTTTTGAAATCTCACTTTGCAACCTTTCAACAAAAATTTTTTCATCTTGTTTTGGGTTCTTTGTCTTTATTCTAATGCTATATCTTGGCGCGCTAATATATCTTATATCCCAATTATATTTATTTTCGAGGTTTTTTAGGAATTCTTTAACCCTCTTTATTCCATCACCTGTATAAAACTTTAGTTCCAGTGTAGCCTTTATACTAATCTCCTTTTTCTGTATGTTTTCCCTTGCAACCTCTGACATTATTTTTGCATATTTTTCATCAACACCTCTTCTGACCAGTAACTCGGGTTTTTCGAGTGCATAATTAAAAGCGACAAACATATCACCAAACAGATCTTGAAGTTTGAAACCAATTTTTTCGTATGCTTGATCTAGGTCAAAACCCAACTTTTCACCAACCATTTTAAGCATTTTTTCAGCATATTCTTCCTTTTTATAGTCTTGTATTTTCTTTTCTTTTGCCTTCTTTGAGACCCTTTTTAGGCTCAGGTTTATATGACCTTTGTCTTCCTCGACCTTAAAAACTTTTGCTACATATTTTTTCCCTTGTTTTACAAACTTTTTTATATCTCTTACCCATTTTCCAGTAACTTCAGAAACATGTATCATACCCTCTTTCTCTGGATATTCATCTAGAGTGCATAAGGCTGAATGGGGAGTTATAGTCTTCACAGTAACTATTACAATTTCACCTTCTTGAGGAAAACCCCTTCTTTTGACCATATTACCTACAATATGTGGTAATTGAAGATTTAAAAGATTATAGGATTGGTTATGGTAAACAAAGATGTGGGCACTTAATTAATTTAAATCCCTAATAAAAAATAAAAAAAATGAAAAAATTTCCAAAGATTTTAATAATATTCACCTTTTCCTTTATTCTAACAATAATTGGGATTTATTCTCAGAAAGTTGATAGGGAGGTATATGTTGGTCTTTATTTAATAAATTTAGGAAAGTTTGATATATCCACGGGTTCATTTACTGCTGATTTTTATCTAGCCTTTGAGTGCGAGAATTCTTGCCCAAACTTGGATTTTGAGTTTATGAACGGGAGGGCAACGAGTTTTGAGAAATTAGTTGATAAACCAAATCTGAAGTCTTATAGAATACAGGCTAATCTCGTAAGTCCTATAGACCTTAAAAAGTTTCCTTTTGATAAACAAAAGTTGAAAATTATAATAGAGGATAAAAATTTACCTATAGAAGAATTAGTATATATTCCAAAGCTGAATGAGAGTGGAATAGATCCGTCAATAATTTTCATTGGTTGGGAGATCGAAGATTGGTCATCTTACACAGAGGAACACTATTACAATGTCTATGATGAAACTTATTCGCAATATATTTTTGAAATCCCAATAAGAAGAATAACTATAAATTCTATTTTCAAAACATTTTTACCAATAGCCTTTATTATGTTGATAATGCTTTCTAGTTTTGTTTTGGATCCGGATAAAATAACAACAAGATTGACAATGGCGGGTTCATCCTTGGTTGCTTCAGTGATGTATCACGTTTCTATAACCAACCAGATACCACCCGTTAGTTATTTGACTTTTGTGGATAAATTTATGGTTCTCACATATTTTATTACACTTTTGAGCTTCATATTCAATGTCTTAATCCTCGAGCTTCACGAAGAGAAAAAGGACAAATTAGTTGAAAAATTGCACAGATGTACAGAGTTTACTATGTTTATTGTAGTTCCTATAATCTACGTCCTATTGTTTGTTTTATTTTTGTAACCGAGATTTGTATTGTAAAATTCTTTATTTATCCAATTAATGCAGGGGGTGAGATTTGAACTCACGAACCCACTAAGGGACTGACTCCTAAGGCCAGCGGAATTGACCAGGCTATCCGACCCCTGCATGATTATAATTTAATGATATATATTTACTTAATTTTCCGTGGAAATAAAAATTGGATAAGGTAGAAATTATATATGCTCCCGACGGGATTTGAACCCGTGTCCACGGCTTTCTTCAAGAATCGAAAGGCCGTTATCCTTGGCCGGGCTAGACTACGGGAGCTTTGGTGGGCCGAGCAGGACTCGAACCTGCGATTTCCGCCACGTCAAGGCGGCGTCTTAACCAACTGGACCATCGGCCCCGCTTTACAATATTGGAATAATAATTTAAATGATTAATTTACAAGATTTCCCAATTAAAACTTAAATTTACCAACTCCCAATTATCAGATATGATGCCTGGAATGAATCCAAAACAGCTTGAAGCCATGTTAAAACAACTTGGGATGAAGATGGAGAATTTACCGGCAACTCAAGTTGTGATAAAAACTGATCAGGGTGATATAATTATAAACAACCCCCAAGTTATAAAAACAACCATGAAGGGGCAAGTAATATATCAAGTTTCTGGTGATGTGACCGAGACCTCTTTTTCTGAAGAGGATATTAATTTGGTTATGGAACAGAGTGGTGTAAAAGATAGGAATAAAATCGAACAAGTTTTGAAACAAACAAATGGGGATGTAGTTG contains:
- the tsaD gene encoding tRNA (adenosine(37)-N6)-threonylcarbamoyltransferase complex transferase subunit TsaD, with protein sequence MKILSVDTSCDETSAAVCENDRLLSNVVSSQIDLHSKWKGVVPIIAKRAHQERIDDVINEALKRSGCKFHEIDFYAVTIGPGLAIALEVGIKKILELSKKYDKPIIPVNHMEGHIYSNFIKNRNGKYYNNLKKIKFPIVCLLISGGHTEIVLMNDHGEYQLLGETLDDAVGEAFDKVARPLNLGYPGGPIIEDFARKGSPKFNLPLPMKRRKDFNFSYSGLKTACIIKIEELKKEYGNNFYSIVPDFCASFQKTITESLLFKIKKVLEKYEIKQILIGGGVIRNDYIRKMFRKELKNRAIDLVLPHKKFCTDNAAMIGVCAYYKVKRGEYFRNPNKIDRIPNLKIDEKISLD
- a CDS encoding DEAD/DEAH box helicase — protein: MIIDSLKEYGIPEEFIIKLKESGIKNLNDPQIKSIKSGLFNSKNIVVSAPTASGKTLIATLAAIKKLKEGSRVIYLVPLIALATEKWQYYKKLFHNTGIKVAISTGDLDSSDEWLANYNLIILTTEKCDSLIRHGSQWLRDVGLVIVDEIHLLNDPNRGPTLEVTLTMLREIFKNSQIIGLSATINNVDEISKWLNAKTVKSNFRPVELYEGIYLNNKIYFFGREGYELNENLIPELSILENTNRLGKQSIYFVSTRRNAESLAEKIANFNKNFIGKNESQHLSRLSEEILNALETPTRQCKKLADCIRKGVAFHHAGLIGKQRWLIEESFRNGLLKVICATPTLAMGVSLPAFRVVVRDVVRYYEGYGLRHIPVLEYKQFVGRAGRPEYDKFGESILVAKTETEAEKLVQTYIFGEPEEIYSKLSMDPVLRMYILALVSSEFVNSRTDLINFFKKTFYAYQFGEITDIENKIDYILELLIKFGFIKSSERGIFATKIGKRVSELYLDPLTAYKFLNSLKKINPNTSDFSIIHIISSTLEMKPLLSVSSGEYDEINKKIAINQFLIDIPKEWEEEYDEFMSTVKTAMLLESWVEEKTEDEILGKFKVTPGELYTRLKNADWLLYSLNELGLLSGNKEILGKIRKLRIRMKYGVKEELLPLVRLEQVGRVRARKLFNNNIKTINELREISLERLSRIVGPKVAMIIKRQLGEEYEQPKEQKQLTLG
- a CDS encoding PRC-barrel domain-containing protein yields the protein MAENKVRARMILGKVIVSEETGKRYGVVNNVDFIAESGELLNLVVEGATKALMDLNLKSDDKGRILIPFSAVKSIGDFVIVSENELI
- a CDS encoding LemA family protein produces the protein MIGTLILVLLAFILLMGVYYSNRIIILSNRVDNAWSQIDVQLKKRADLVPNLVETVKGYMKHERSVIASITKARERMLGAKTDEEKIKADREIAGALKTIFALAENYPKLKANENFMMLQEELSGIENKIAYARQFYNDSILAYNNLVSTFPGVFFAKILGKEKKKHLEIGESERKPVKVEF
- a CDS encoding zinc ribbon domain-containing protein, translating into MKRCDYCRSKLNKKWNFCPICGNEIEKPITITTLLKRQMDILRNLMRDDIGKESSRRISGGITIKINSTGFHEPRVQVIQPPNISEPYNMKKPEKKFKGEIIEPEVNIKRMSNEMIIEIDMPDVKSESDVEVNRFFDSIEIRGYGEKKGYFKIIKIPSRHTLMEKKLNEGKLTLKFGL
- a CDS encoding M48 family metalloprotease, with the protein product MTKFNIEDEINKNRLKSVALVLFVFISIVFIGYFIGYLFEPGLAYLFLILALIFSFLFTFFTYYYSDKIVLGSVKARPANPKEHKYLINVVEGLALSAGIPTPRIYVIDSNELNAFATGRNPKNAVICVTTGLMKVLNRSEMEGVIAHEMSHIKNYDVRFATLVAVMVGIIVIVSEIFRRNIIFGGSADRDKGKSSSFLVIFGLIFIILSPIFAKLVQLAISRRREYLADANGAYLTRYPEGLASALEKIMKYNKGQLKVNEAVAPLFIVNPLSGKDISNLFSTHPPIEDRIKRLRNM
- a CDS encoding winged helix-turn-helix transcriptional regulator; protein product: MTKKSQKKQKEYDLMVLKVLKELSKTPEARLSVREISRILEINPMAVSRAIKNLNDLLDIKTGSNFESFRLRVYLVRLKPEFEKLSMEDLIKKISITKRLTKEIIG
- a CDS encoding methyltransferase domain-containing protein; its protein translation is MKNFNDILKKLERLPQVVTPKDASIILSYTGVPPDAKIVDAGSGSGFLALFLAWHCPLGKVVTYEKREDFFKVVKNNIKKSGLKNIEVKNKDIFDGIEENNLDLITLDMKGCERVIPEGLKKLKKGGYIVVYCPYVEQLINVMESMKKCELKNITCVENILREWQSEFGFTRPKSQGLMHTGWLVFGRK
- a CDS encoding L-threonylcarbamoyladenylate synthase is translated as MKIIKFSNKKIKYIVEEAVKVLKTGGLVVYPTETCYGLAADPTNEESVEKLLKFKGKRNKPISIAVCNKKMSKKYVKLNEIAENLYDNYLPGPLTVVSKSLNRVDKRIEGQDGTLGVRIPNHDLVLKIIKSFGKPITSTSANETNKKTPYKIEDILDNIDDKKKKLLDLIIDAGELPKNKPSTVVNTTLNELKILREGDVKLISPTIYISNSVNETMKIANEILDKIEIGKKPIIFGLQGELGSGKTYFTKGIAKALGIKENIISPTFILCREYEFDRGLKLFHIDTYRLFDQKEFIDLGLDKMIQKPNIIVIEWAEKVSKILMNLNVNLIWVKFSYHGVKKRKIEYCRIK